A window of Pomacea canaliculata isolate SZHN2017 linkage group LG3, ASM307304v1, whole genome shotgun sequence contains these coding sequences:
- the LOC112560634 gene encoding liprin-beta-1-like isoform X2, whose protein sequence is MEAKSAGALDVPTEGKTFKHSQELLTHTTLETHKLDLMAEISNLKLRLASSEKDRRELDERCRMAQRQITELEAKLLIKDAEMAELRQRLIRNGTLLLPEPGGEASCDRTLEREKTLDRLKRKQTEVEKLKKAVDALMLSNEDKDRRLDDMRRLLKRYRRVEEILVQAQGRKAVEELLQNIEDDTSSNSSTTPSIHDTSLRDSGMNDEYRENRHGMSSPSATSTPVHNTDASRFNGNASVVPVHSLPASARQALGMTRSNSCENIAASGDKGPQEGKKKESNSGIGGSYGTLPKHSSSYGASNREGASIERDISGSAKRNRGFPTLSKTLLRIRSGKRSSSAPNLAHTEVVTDDEDGLQHMGVAGPIGVDHKKRRGLRRLFGRLKRSSSQDFEGGRDRHDGEFRRGGVRATATARLGWSQRSKLFDTDTPFARWDGDRVMAWLNEIGLNMYLGECKRWVRNGEQLLRASAHDLEKDLGMKNPLHRKKLQLALQAIGSEKGDHLSLLDHNFIARWLDDIGLPQYKDLFYDARVDGRMLHYLTVDDLLALKVTNELHHISIKRGIQILRLNAFNPSCLRRRPFPEELNQPIQNQPGEVMLWTNHRVMEWLRTIDLSEYAPNLRGSGVHGALMVLEPRFNAELFAQLLSIPTNKTLLRRHLSTHFVGIIGPETQTRKREFESLPGYQPLLVNAKVKKGKFGLFGHKRSKSETEADGFICPMDGQNSQGTLKNGTQGDARAAQEIGAMSKEINSLTTMLSQERFLDSAKTSNV, encoded by the exons GAGCTGTTGACCCACACAACACTCGAGACACACAAACTGGATCTGATGGCCGAAATCTCCAATCTTAAACTACGACTTGCATCAtcagagaaagacagacgagAATTGGACGAAAGATGTCGTATGGCACAG AGACAAATAACAGAACTAGAAGCCAAGCTACTAATAAAGGATGCTGAAATGGCCGAACTGCGACAGAGACTCATACGCAATGGGACCTTGCTTCTTCCTGAACCTGGAG GAGAGGCTTCATGTGACCGCACTTTAGAACGCGAGAAAACTTTAGATAGGCTTAAGCGGAAAC agaCGGAGGTGGAAAAGCTAAAGAAAGCAGTAGATGCACTGATGCTGTCCAATGAAGACAAG GATCGGAGACTGGACGACATGAGGCGACTGCTGAAGCGCTACAGACGAGTAGAAGAGATTCTTGTCCAAGCACAGGGGAGGAAAG CTGTAGAGGAGCTCCTGCAGAATATTGAGGATGACACTAGCTCCAACTCCTCCACCACACCGTCCATCCATGACACCTCTTTGAGGGACAGCGGCATG aacGATGAGTACAGAGAAAACAGACATGGAATGTCATCCCCAAGTGCCACCAGTACTCCAG TTCACAATACGGATGCCAGTCGCTTCAATGGAAATGCCAGTGTAGTGCCAGTCCACTCCCTGCCAGCCAGTGCCAGACAAGCCCTGGGCATGACTCGCTCCAACAGTTGTGAGAACATTGCGGCTTCTGGAGACAAG GGACCACAAGAAGGCAAAAAGAAGGAGAGTAACTCTGGAATCGGGGGTAGTTACGGTACGTTGCCCAAGCACAGTAGCAGTTACGGTGCCAGCAATAGGGAAGGTGCTTCTATTGAGCGGGACATTTCCGGGTCAGCTAAGCGCAATCGCGGCTTCCCCACCCTGAGTAAAACGCTGTTGCGCATAAGGTCAGGCAAGCGGAGCTCGTCAGCACCCAACTTAG CTCACACAGAAGTTGTGACAGATGACGAGGATGGGCTGCAGCACATGGGAGTAGCAGGACCAATTGGCGTTGACCACAAGAAGAGGAGAGGGCTGAGGCGTTTGTTTGGCAG ATTGAAGCGCAGCAGTTCACAAGACTTTGAAGGAGGAAGAGATCGCCATGATGGGGAGTTCAGACGAGGAGGGGTGCGTGCCACAGCCACAGCACGTCTGGGCTGGTCCCAGCGAAGTAAATT GTTTGACACGGATACACCATTTGCACGCTGGGACGGGGACCGTGTGATGGCATGGTTGAATGAAATTGGCCTGAATATGTACCTGGGCGAGTGCAAGCGCTGGGTACGCAATGGGGAACAGTTGCTGAGGGCATCTGCACACGACTTAGAGAAG GACCTGGGAATGAAAAATCCCCTGCATCGGAAAAAGCTGCAGCTGGCCCTGCAAGCTATTGGATCAGAAAAGGGAGACCATCTCAGCCTTTTAGACCACAATTTTATTGCTC GCTGGTTGGATGATATTGGTTTGCCCCAGTACAAGGACTTGTTCTATGATGCGCGTGTTGATGGCCGTATGCTTCACTACTTGACTGTG GATGATCTTTTGGCACTCAAGGTCACTAATGAACTCCATCATATCAGCATCAAGCGAGGCATCCAAATATTGCGTCTCAATGCCTTTAATCCATCCTGCCTTCGGCGGCGGCCATTCCCAGAGGAG CTCAATCAGCCGATTCAAAATCAGCCAGGGGAGGTTATGCTGTGGACCAATCACAGAGTTATGGAGTGGCTACGTACAATCGATTTGTCTGAGTATGCACCAAACCTACGTGGAAGCGGTGTTCATGGGGCATTGATG GTGCTGGAACCAAGATTCAATGCGGAGTTATTTGCCCAGTTGTTATCCATTCCTACCAACAAGACACTGCTGAGGCGACACTTATCTACCCACTTTGTGGGTATCATTGGCCCCGAGACCCAGACACGCAAGCGAGAGTTTGAGTCGTTGCCTGGCTACCAGCCTCTTCTTGTAAACGCAAAAGTTAAG AAAGGAAAGTTTGGTCTTTTTGGCCACAAACGTAGCAAGTCAGAGACAGAGGCTGATGGATTTATTTGCCCAATGGATGGTCAAAACTCACAAGGCACGCTGAAAAATGGAACTCAG GGTGATGCCAGGGCAGCCCAGGAGATTGGTGCTATGTCGAAAGAAATAAACTCCCTTACA acCATGCTGTCTCAGGAGAGGTTTCTTGACTCGGCCAAAACATCGAACGTCTGA
- the LOC112560634 gene encoding liprin-beta-1-like isoform X3, with the protein MEAQDTIQNELLTHTTLETHKLDLMAEISNLKLRLASSEKDRRELDERCRMAQRQITELEAKLLIKDAEMAELRQRLIRNGTLLLPEPGGEASCDRTLEREKTLDRLKRKQTEVEKLKKAVDALMLSNEDKDRRLDDMRRLLKRYRRVEEILVQAQGRKAVEELLQNIEDDTSSNSSTTPSIHDTSLRDSGMNDEYRENRHGMSSPSATSTPVHNTDASRFNGNASVVPVHSLPASARQALGMTRSNSCENIAASGDKGPQEGKKKESNSGIGGSYGTLPKHSSSYGASNREGASIERDISGSAKRNRGFPTLSKTLLRIRSGKRSSSAPNLAHTEVVTDDEDGLQHMGVAGPIGVDHKKRRGLRRLFGRLKRSSSQDFEGGRDRHDGEFRRGGVRATATARLGWSQRSKLFDTDTPFARWDGDRVMAWLNEIGLNMYLGECKRWVRNGEQLLRASAHDLEKDLGMKNPLHRKKLQLALQAIGSEKGDHLSLLDHNFIARWLDDIGLPQYKDLFYDARVDGRMLHYLTVDDLLALKVTNELHHISIKRGIQILRLNAFNPSCLRRRPFPEELNQPIQNQPGEVMLWTNHRVMEWLRTIDLSEYAPNLRGSGVHGALMVLEPRFNAELFAQLLSIPTNKTLLRRHLSTHFVGIIGPETQTRKREFESLPGYQPLLVNAKVKKGKFGLFGHKRSKSETEADGFICPMDGQNSQGTLKNGTQGDARAAQEIGAMSKEINSLTTMLSQERFLDSAKTSNV; encoded by the exons GAGCTGTTGACCCACACAACACTCGAGACACACAAACTGGATCTGATGGCCGAAATCTCCAATCTTAAACTACGACTTGCATCAtcagagaaagacagacgagAATTGGACGAAAGATGTCGTATGGCACAG AGACAAATAACAGAACTAGAAGCCAAGCTACTAATAAAGGATGCTGAAATGGCCGAACTGCGACAGAGACTCATACGCAATGGGACCTTGCTTCTTCCTGAACCTGGAG GAGAGGCTTCATGTGACCGCACTTTAGAACGCGAGAAAACTTTAGATAGGCTTAAGCGGAAAC agaCGGAGGTGGAAAAGCTAAAGAAAGCAGTAGATGCACTGATGCTGTCCAATGAAGACAAG GATCGGAGACTGGACGACATGAGGCGACTGCTGAAGCGCTACAGACGAGTAGAAGAGATTCTTGTCCAAGCACAGGGGAGGAAAG CTGTAGAGGAGCTCCTGCAGAATATTGAGGATGACACTAGCTCCAACTCCTCCACCACACCGTCCATCCATGACACCTCTTTGAGGGACAGCGGCATG aacGATGAGTACAGAGAAAACAGACATGGAATGTCATCCCCAAGTGCCACCAGTACTCCAG TTCACAATACGGATGCCAGTCGCTTCAATGGAAATGCCAGTGTAGTGCCAGTCCACTCCCTGCCAGCCAGTGCCAGACAAGCCCTGGGCATGACTCGCTCCAACAGTTGTGAGAACATTGCGGCTTCTGGAGACAAG GGACCACAAGAAGGCAAAAAGAAGGAGAGTAACTCTGGAATCGGGGGTAGTTACGGTACGTTGCCCAAGCACAGTAGCAGTTACGGTGCCAGCAATAGGGAAGGTGCTTCTATTGAGCGGGACATTTCCGGGTCAGCTAAGCGCAATCGCGGCTTCCCCACCCTGAGTAAAACGCTGTTGCGCATAAGGTCAGGCAAGCGGAGCTCGTCAGCACCCAACTTAG CTCACACAGAAGTTGTGACAGATGACGAGGATGGGCTGCAGCACATGGGAGTAGCAGGACCAATTGGCGTTGACCACAAGAAGAGGAGAGGGCTGAGGCGTTTGTTTGGCAG ATTGAAGCGCAGCAGTTCACAAGACTTTGAAGGAGGAAGAGATCGCCATGATGGGGAGTTCAGACGAGGAGGGGTGCGTGCCACAGCCACAGCACGTCTGGGCTGGTCCCAGCGAAGTAAATT GTTTGACACGGATACACCATTTGCACGCTGGGACGGGGACCGTGTGATGGCATGGTTGAATGAAATTGGCCTGAATATGTACCTGGGCGAGTGCAAGCGCTGGGTACGCAATGGGGAACAGTTGCTGAGGGCATCTGCACACGACTTAGAGAAG GACCTGGGAATGAAAAATCCCCTGCATCGGAAAAAGCTGCAGCTGGCCCTGCAAGCTATTGGATCAGAAAAGGGAGACCATCTCAGCCTTTTAGACCACAATTTTATTGCTC GCTGGTTGGATGATATTGGTTTGCCCCAGTACAAGGACTTGTTCTATGATGCGCGTGTTGATGGCCGTATGCTTCACTACTTGACTGTG GATGATCTTTTGGCACTCAAGGTCACTAATGAACTCCATCATATCAGCATCAAGCGAGGCATCCAAATATTGCGTCTCAATGCCTTTAATCCATCCTGCCTTCGGCGGCGGCCATTCCCAGAGGAG CTCAATCAGCCGATTCAAAATCAGCCAGGGGAGGTTATGCTGTGGACCAATCACAGAGTTATGGAGTGGCTACGTACAATCGATTTGTCTGAGTATGCACCAAACCTACGTGGAAGCGGTGTTCATGGGGCATTGATG GTGCTGGAACCAAGATTCAATGCGGAGTTATTTGCCCAGTTGTTATCCATTCCTACCAACAAGACACTGCTGAGGCGACACTTATCTACCCACTTTGTGGGTATCATTGGCCCCGAGACCCAGACACGCAAGCGAGAGTTTGAGTCGTTGCCTGGCTACCAGCCTCTTCTTGTAAACGCAAAAGTTAAG AAAGGAAAGTTTGGTCTTTTTGGCCACAAACGTAGCAAGTCAGAGACAGAGGCTGATGGATTTATTTGCCCAATGGATGGTCAAAACTCACAAGGCACGCTGAAAAATGGAACTCAG GGTGATGCCAGGGCAGCCCAGGAGATTGGTGCTATGTCGAAAGAAATAAACTCCCTTACA acCATGCTGTCTCAGGAGAGGTTTCTTGACTCGGCCAAAACATCGAACGTCTGA
- the LOC112560634 gene encoding liprin-beta-1-like isoform X5: protein MAEISNLKLRLASSEKDRRELDERCRMAQRQITELEAKLLIKDAEMAELRQRLIRNGTLLLPEPGGEASCDRTLEREKTLDRLKRKQTEVEKLKKAVDALMLSNEDKDRRLDDMRRLLKRYRRVEEILVQAQGRKAVEELLQNIEDDTSSNSSTTPSIHDTSLRDSGMNDEYRENRHGMSSPSATSTPVHNTDASRFNGNASVVPVHSLPASARQALGMTRSNSCENIAASGDKGPQEGKKKESNSGIGGSYGTLPKHSSSYGASNREGASIERDISGSAKRNRGFPTLSKTLLRIRSGKRSSSAPNLAHTEVVTDDEDGLQHMGVAGPIGVDHKKRRGLRRLFGRLKRSSSQDFEGGRDRHDGEFRRGGVRATATARLGWSQRSKLFDTDTPFARWDGDRVMAWLNEIGLNMYLGECKRWVRNGEQLLRASAHDLEKDLGMKNPLHRKKLQLALQAIGSEKGDHLSLLDHNFIARWLDDIGLPQYKDLFYDARVDGRMLHYLTVDDLLALKVTNELHHISIKRGIQILRLNAFNPSCLRRRPFPEELNQPIQNQPGEVMLWTNHRVMEWLRTIDLSEYAPNLRGSGVHGALMVLEPRFNAELFAQLLSIPTNKTLLRRHLSTHFVGIIGPETQTRKREFESLPGYQPLLVNAKVKKGKFGLFGHKRSKSETEADGFICPMDGQNSQGTLKNGTQGDARAAQEIGAMSKEINSLTTMLSQERFLDSAKTSNV, encoded by the exons ATGGCCGAAATCTCCAATCTTAAACTACGACTTGCATCAtcagagaaagacagacgagAATTGGACGAAAGATGTCGTATGGCACAG AGACAAATAACAGAACTAGAAGCCAAGCTACTAATAAAGGATGCTGAAATGGCCGAACTGCGACAGAGACTCATACGCAATGGGACCTTGCTTCTTCCTGAACCTGGAG GAGAGGCTTCATGTGACCGCACTTTAGAACGCGAGAAAACTTTAGATAGGCTTAAGCGGAAAC agaCGGAGGTGGAAAAGCTAAAGAAAGCAGTAGATGCACTGATGCTGTCCAATGAAGACAAG GATCGGAGACTGGACGACATGAGGCGACTGCTGAAGCGCTACAGACGAGTAGAAGAGATTCTTGTCCAAGCACAGGGGAGGAAAG CTGTAGAGGAGCTCCTGCAGAATATTGAGGATGACACTAGCTCCAACTCCTCCACCACACCGTCCATCCATGACACCTCTTTGAGGGACAGCGGCATG aacGATGAGTACAGAGAAAACAGACATGGAATGTCATCCCCAAGTGCCACCAGTACTCCAG TTCACAATACGGATGCCAGTCGCTTCAATGGAAATGCCAGTGTAGTGCCAGTCCACTCCCTGCCAGCCAGTGCCAGACAAGCCCTGGGCATGACTCGCTCCAACAGTTGTGAGAACATTGCGGCTTCTGGAGACAAG GGACCACAAGAAGGCAAAAAGAAGGAGAGTAACTCTGGAATCGGGGGTAGTTACGGTACGTTGCCCAAGCACAGTAGCAGTTACGGTGCCAGCAATAGGGAAGGTGCTTCTATTGAGCGGGACATTTCCGGGTCAGCTAAGCGCAATCGCGGCTTCCCCACCCTGAGTAAAACGCTGTTGCGCATAAGGTCAGGCAAGCGGAGCTCGTCAGCACCCAACTTAG CTCACACAGAAGTTGTGACAGATGACGAGGATGGGCTGCAGCACATGGGAGTAGCAGGACCAATTGGCGTTGACCACAAGAAGAGGAGAGGGCTGAGGCGTTTGTTTGGCAG ATTGAAGCGCAGCAGTTCACAAGACTTTGAAGGAGGAAGAGATCGCCATGATGGGGAGTTCAGACGAGGAGGGGTGCGTGCCACAGCCACAGCACGTCTGGGCTGGTCCCAGCGAAGTAAATT GTTTGACACGGATACACCATTTGCACGCTGGGACGGGGACCGTGTGATGGCATGGTTGAATGAAATTGGCCTGAATATGTACCTGGGCGAGTGCAAGCGCTGGGTACGCAATGGGGAACAGTTGCTGAGGGCATCTGCACACGACTTAGAGAAG GACCTGGGAATGAAAAATCCCCTGCATCGGAAAAAGCTGCAGCTGGCCCTGCAAGCTATTGGATCAGAAAAGGGAGACCATCTCAGCCTTTTAGACCACAATTTTATTGCTC GCTGGTTGGATGATATTGGTTTGCCCCAGTACAAGGACTTGTTCTATGATGCGCGTGTTGATGGCCGTATGCTTCACTACTTGACTGTG GATGATCTTTTGGCACTCAAGGTCACTAATGAACTCCATCATATCAGCATCAAGCGAGGCATCCAAATATTGCGTCTCAATGCCTTTAATCCATCCTGCCTTCGGCGGCGGCCATTCCCAGAGGAG CTCAATCAGCCGATTCAAAATCAGCCAGGGGAGGTTATGCTGTGGACCAATCACAGAGTTATGGAGTGGCTACGTACAATCGATTTGTCTGAGTATGCACCAAACCTACGTGGAAGCGGTGTTCATGGGGCATTGATG GTGCTGGAACCAAGATTCAATGCGGAGTTATTTGCCCAGTTGTTATCCATTCCTACCAACAAGACACTGCTGAGGCGACACTTATCTACCCACTTTGTGGGTATCATTGGCCCCGAGACCCAGACACGCAAGCGAGAGTTTGAGTCGTTGCCTGGCTACCAGCCTCTTCTTGTAAACGCAAAAGTTAAG AAAGGAAAGTTTGGTCTTTTTGGCCACAAACGTAGCAAGTCAGAGACAGAGGCTGATGGATTTATTTGCCCAATGGATGGTCAAAACTCACAAGGCACGCTGAAAAATGGAACTCAG GGTGATGCCAGGGCAGCCCAGGAGATTGGTGCTATGTCGAAAGAAATAAACTCCCTTACA acCATGCTGTCTCAGGAGAGGTTTCTTGACTCGGCCAAAACATCGAACGTCTGA
- the LOC112560634 gene encoding liprin-beta-1-like isoform X1, translated as MSRLNGGCRPASTGLYLSLWESKVQELLELLTHTTLETHKLDLMAEISNLKLRLASSEKDRRELDERCRMAQRQITELEAKLLIKDAEMAELRQRLIRNGTLLLPEPGGEASCDRTLEREKTLDRLKRKQTEVEKLKKAVDALMLSNEDKDRRLDDMRRLLKRYRRVEEILVQAQGRKAVEELLQNIEDDTSSNSSTTPSIHDTSLRDSGMNDEYRENRHGMSSPSATSTPVHNTDASRFNGNASVVPVHSLPASARQALGMTRSNSCENIAASGDKGPQEGKKKESNSGIGGSYGTLPKHSSSYGASNREGASIERDISGSAKRNRGFPTLSKTLLRIRSGKRSSSAPNLAHTEVVTDDEDGLQHMGVAGPIGVDHKKRRGLRRLFGRLKRSSSQDFEGGRDRHDGEFRRGGVRATATARLGWSQRSKLFDTDTPFARWDGDRVMAWLNEIGLNMYLGECKRWVRNGEQLLRASAHDLEKDLGMKNPLHRKKLQLALQAIGSEKGDHLSLLDHNFIARWLDDIGLPQYKDLFYDARVDGRMLHYLTVDDLLALKVTNELHHISIKRGIQILRLNAFNPSCLRRRPFPEELNQPIQNQPGEVMLWTNHRVMEWLRTIDLSEYAPNLRGSGVHGALMVLEPRFNAELFAQLLSIPTNKTLLRRHLSTHFVGIIGPETQTRKREFESLPGYQPLLVNAKVKKGKFGLFGHKRSKSETEADGFICPMDGQNSQGTLKNGTQGDARAAQEIGAMSKEINSLTTMLSQERFLDSAKTSNV; from the exons GAGCTGTTGACCCACACAACACTCGAGACACACAAACTGGATCTGATGGCCGAAATCTCCAATCTTAAACTACGACTTGCATCAtcagagaaagacagacgagAATTGGACGAAAGATGTCGTATGGCACAG AGACAAATAACAGAACTAGAAGCCAAGCTACTAATAAAGGATGCTGAAATGGCCGAACTGCGACAGAGACTCATACGCAATGGGACCTTGCTTCTTCCTGAACCTGGAG GAGAGGCTTCATGTGACCGCACTTTAGAACGCGAGAAAACTTTAGATAGGCTTAAGCGGAAAC agaCGGAGGTGGAAAAGCTAAAGAAAGCAGTAGATGCACTGATGCTGTCCAATGAAGACAAG GATCGGAGACTGGACGACATGAGGCGACTGCTGAAGCGCTACAGACGAGTAGAAGAGATTCTTGTCCAAGCACAGGGGAGGAAAG CTGTAGAGGAGCTCCTGCAGAATATTGAGGATGACACTAGCTCCAACTCCTCCACCACACCGTCCATCCATGACACCTCTTTGAGGGACAGCGGCATG aacGATGAGTACAGAGAAAACAGACATGGAATGTCATCCCCAAGTGCCACCAGTACTCCAG TTCACAATACGGATGCCAGTCGCTTCAATGGAAATGCCAGTGTAGTGCCAGTCCACTCCCTGCCAGCCAGTGCCAGACAAGCCCTGGGCATGACTCGCTCCAACAGTTGTGAGAACATTGCGGCTTCTGGAGACAAG GGACCACAAGAAGGCAAAAAGAAGGAGAGTAACTCTGGAATCGGGGGTAGTTACGGTACGTTGCCCAAGCACAGTAGCAGTTACGGTGCCAGCAATAGGGAAGGTGCTTCTATTGAGCGGGACATTTCCGGGTCAGCTAAGCGCAATCGCGGCTTCCCCACCCTGAGTAAAACGCTGTTGCGCATAAGGTCAGGCAAGCGGAGCTCGTCAGCACCCAACTTAG CTCACACAGAAGTTGTGACAGATGACGAGGATGGGCTGCAGCACATGGGAGTAGCAGGACCAATTGGCGTTGACCACAAGAAGAGGAGAGGGCTGAGGCGTTTGTTTGGCAG ATTGAAGCGCAGCAGTTCACAAGACTTTGAAGGAGGAAGAGATCGCCATGATGGGGAGTTCAGACGAGGAGGGGTGCGTGCCACAGCCACAGCACGTCTGGGCTGGTCCCAGCGAAGTAAATT GTTTGACACGGATACACCATTTGCACGCTGGGACGGGGACCGTGTGATGGCATGGTTGAATGAAATTGGCCTGAATATGTACCTGGGCGAGTGCAAGCGCTGGGTACGCAATGGGGAACAGTTGCTGAGGGCATCTGCACACGACTTAGAGAAG GACCTGGGAATGAAAAATCCCCTGCATCGGAAAAAGCTGCAGCTGGCCCTGCAAGCTATTGGATCAGAAAAGGGAGACCATCTCAGCCTTTTAGACCACAATTTTATTGCTC GCTGGTTGGATGATATTGGTTTGCCCCAGTACAAGGACTTGTTCTATGATGCGCGTGTTGATGGCCGTATGCTTCACTACTTGACTGTG GATGATCTTTTGGCACTCAAGGTCACTAATGAACTCCATCATATCAGCATCAAGCGAGGCATCCAAATATTGCGTCTCAATGCCTTTAATCCATCCTGCCTTCGGCGGCGGCCATTCCCAGAGGAG CTCAATCAGCCGATTCAAAATCAGCCAGGGGAGGTTATGCTGTGGACCAATCACAGAGTTATGGAGTGGCTACGTACAATCGATTTGTCTGAGTATGCACCAAACCTACGTGGAAGCGGTGTTCATGGGGCATTGATG GTGCTGGAACCAAGATTCAATGCGGAGTTATTTGCCCAGTTGTTATCCATTCCTACCAACAAGACACTGCTGAGGCGACACTTATCTACCCACTTTGTGGGTATCATTGGCCCCGAGACCCAGACACGCAAGCGAGAGTTTGAGTCGTTGCCTGGCTACCAGCCTCTTCTTGTAAACGCAAAAGTTAAG AAAGGAAAGTTTGGTCTTTTTGGCCACAAACGTAGCAAGTCAGAGACAGAGGCTGATGGATTTATTTGCCCAATGGATGGTCAAAACTCACAAGGCACGCTGAAAAATGGAACTCAG GGTGATGCCAGGGCAGCCCAGGAGATTGGTGCTATGTCGAAAGAAATAAACTCCCTTACA acCATGCTGTCTCAGGAGAGGTTTCTTGACTCGGCCAAAACATCGAACGTCTGA